In Ureibacillus thermophilus, the genomic stretch ATTCCACCACGGACGCCGAATATGAATGCGCATATTGAAGCGTTTCATCGTTTACTGGAGGAGGAATGTCTAGGAAGAATGGCGTTTGACAGCTATGAAGAAGCTTATCAAGCCGTGATGGAGTACATGAAATTTTATAACGAGCGAAGGATTCATTCGAGTATTCTCGATCTTCCACCGCATAAATTTTACAAAAAAGCGCAAACGGAATCGTTAATCATCAAAGAAGTTCGCGTATAAGGCAAGAGGATTTTGTCTTCTTGCCAAGAAAAAACGAGAAATTTTGAGAATAACCTAAAATAAGATAGGATGTGTCCAAATTTAGGGGGTCAATCCGGTGCCTTTTCGTCTATGGTGAACGATAATGATGAAAAAAATAATGAATTTGATTCTGCGGAAGTCAAAGATGTAAACACTCATTCGCAAGAACTCCTTGAACAGCTGTTGGAGAGAAGAAGCAATTAGAAAATCAACTCATTAGCATGCAGGACGAGATGAATCTTGTTTATAGGAAAGTGGCTGAATTAACCACTGAAGTTCAAAAGCTGAAGGAAGAAAATGCTTTTTTTATCGATTTATATGAGCAAATAGATGAGATGTATCAAGAATTAAAAAAGAAAAATCAACAAGAAAGTAGTAATGAAACACTAAAAACAATGGAGCGCAAATTAAAGAAAGGTATGTCTGCTGAAGATTTTAAAATGATTGTTAAAGAAGTGATCAATGAATACGAAAGTGAAACAATAAACTTCATGCAGCAAGAAGGTGAGCCAATCAACGAAATATATCCATTGTTTTTCAATAAAGATGAGGAGTTAAGAAATGAGATTATTCATGATGAAGAATATAGTTGTCCATTGACTGGAAAGAAATACAAAAATTTAAAATCCATGCTCAAAAACACTATCCGAACCAAATTAGAACAAACCCTGAATCCAATTGACGGAACATCGTTCACTAACGGCTCGAGTCGTTAATCTTTTTTCTTTTTAAACAAATAAAGATTTGGAGTTAACAAACGAACTGAAACAAAATTTGTTTGCTTGCAATCTAGATCCGGAAGCAACAATCAAAGCCTATCGAGAAAAAGTTGTGGGTCCCTATCGCAAAAAGTTACCGGATTCTGTTGTTGCCTCAATGGAGGAACAATTGTCGGGGGCTTGTACAGTAGAAATTGCTGCTTTCGATGAATTTACCAACTTGTTAACCAACCTTGATACATCGAAACGAAAGAAACATTAAAACGTTTGTTTCCAAAAGCATAGCGACTAACGATCAATTAAGAAAAGGGGAAGAGAAATATGGTGATTACTGATCAAGCGAAACAAGCACTACAAGATATTTTAAAGAAACACGGTAAAGAAGGAGTTTGTCTTTATTCTGCAAACCACAGATCGGTTGGAGATTATTAATGGTATTCGGGTAGCGATGGATGAGAAAGTGGCTTCTATCATCGAGAGAGTTACACTTGATGTGGAAGAAACGGGAAAAGGCGTTCAATTCGTCTTATTAGGCTTAAATCAATGTTGTTAAAAAGTTGAATTGCTAATAGACCAAAGTAATGAGGACAAAAAAGTTGTTTAAACATAAATTAACGAAAGTAGATTTTAATAAGCTATAAAAACTTCGAAATTCATTTGACCCTGTACTATGGTACAGGGTTTATACTTTATCTAGGGGTGATAAGATGAAATATCGTATTGGTGAACTGGCTGACAAATGTAACGTTAATAAAGAAACCATTAGATATTACGAGAGAAAAGGCTTAATCAAAGAAACTTCACGAACAGATTCAGGGTATCGAATGTACTCGGAAGAGACTGTGAAGCGCATTGGTTTTATTAAACGTATGCAGGAACTAGGGTTTTCTCTAAGTGAAATTCATAAATTACTTGGTGTTGTTGATAAGGATGAGGTTCGATGTGCGGATATGTATAGCTTTGTTTCTCAAAAAATAGGTGAGGTTCAACAACGAATTAAAGATTTAAAGCGTATCGAAAATATGTTGAATAATTTAAAAGAAAGCTGTCCGAATGAAGAGCAACTACATGAATGTCCAATTATTGAATCTCTGATTGATGATTAAAGAAATGAGATATCAATGAAAAATAAGACATTTATAGTGATCGGAACACTTGTTACATTATTACGACTTGTAGTAACGAAAATAATGTAGAAACTACAGCGAATGGAAATAATACTAAAAGTGCTACCTTTACCATTACTGAAATGGATTGTTCAAGTTGTCCTGTGTTGTCAAAAGTGCTCTTGAACGTGTAGAAGGTGTAAAAACAGTGGAAGTAACCATTACAGAAGGTTCCCAAGGAACAGCTAAAGTTGTGTTTGATGCTTCAAAAACAGATGTAAAAACTTAAAAAAATACCGTCTTAGAATTAGGATATGGTGTTAAACAATAGGAGGTGTTTCATTTGTCAATTCGTAAATATCGTTTACAAGTGGAAGGTATGACATGTACTGGGTGTGAAAGGCACGTTGAAACAGCTCTAAACAGCATAGGAGCTAAAAATGTAGATGTAAATTTTCGCCGTGGAGAAGCTGTTTTCGAATTGCCAGAACATATAGGTATCGAGAAAGCCAAAGAAGCTGTGAATAAGGTTAATTATAAGGCAGGTGAAGCTGAAGTTATTCATCAACAAAAAAGCTCCGTTGTTGGTGATGATGAAGGTGATTATGATTATGACTTTATTGTCATTGGTTCTGGGGGAGGAGCTTTTTCTGCTGCTATTAAAGCAGTGGAATATGGGGCAAAAGTGGCGATGATTGAGCGTGGTACCATCGGTGGGACTTGTGTAAATATTGGATGTGTTCCATCAAAAACATTGCTACGTTCTGGAGAAATCAATCATTTAGCAAAAAACAATCCATTCCTTGGTTTAAATACTTCAGCTGGTTCGGTAGATTTGAAAAAACTAATGGAACAAAAAGATGAACTGGTGAGAGAATTACGTCAGCAAAAGTATGTTGATTTAATTGATGAATATGGGTTTGAACTAATACAGGGAGAAGCAAAATTTGTCAATGAAAAAACAATAGAAGTAAACGGGAATAAAAGAACAGCTAAACGCTTTTTAATCGCAACAGGAGCTTCCCCATTGATTCCTAATATTCCGGGATTAAAAGATGTTGACTACTTAACAAGCACTTCTTTGTTAGAGCTTAAAGAACTGCCAAAAAGTCTTGCTGTTATTGGTTCAGGATACATCGGATTGGAGTTAGGTCAGCTTTTTCACCATTTAGGAGTGGAAGTAACGTTAATGCAGCGTAGCCAAAGAATTCTTAAAGAATATGATCCTGAAATTTCAGAAGCTGTAGAAAAAGCATTAACAGAACAAGGCATTCATGTTATTACCGGTGCTACATTTGAGCGTGTAGAACAGAATGGAGATATGAAACAAATTCATGTTACTGTTCATGGTGAAAAGAAAATCATTGAAGCTGAGCAGCTACTTGTAGCTACGGGGCGCAAGCCAAATACGGAAGCACTAAATCTTCAAGCTGCAAACGTAGAAGTGGGTTCTCGCGGTGAAGTTAAAGTTGATGACTATTTACGAACCTCCAATCCTAGAATTTATGCTGCCGGAGATGTAACAATGGGACCGCAATTTGTTTATGTTGCTGCATACCAAGGTGGAATTGCTGCCGATAATGCAATCGGTGGCTTGGAGAGAAAAGTAAATCTTGATACTGTTCTGGCTGTTATATTTACTAGTCCATCGATTGCTACGGTAGGATTAACTGAGGAGCAAGCTAAAGAAAGAGGATACGAGGTGAGAACTTCTGTTTTACCACTTGATGCAGTTCCAAGAGCGCTTGTGAATCGCGAAACGACAGGTGTATTTAAACTTGTTGCTGATGCAAAAACATTAAAAGTGCTAGGTGTTCATATTGTTGCCGAAAATGCTGGTGATGTGATTTATGCAGCCACATTAGCTGTAAAATTTGGTCTAACGGTGGAAGATTTGCGGGAATGCCTTGCACCATATTTAACGATGGCAGAGGGATTGAAATTAGTTGCCTTAACATTTGATAAAGATGTTAAAAAATTATCTTGTTGTGCTAGTTAAAGCTCCTTTTCATAAACATATAGGATTTTTGATTATTCTAACTGTACTTGAGTAAATTTACAATGAAGCAGAAAAAGAGATACGAACCGATTCCTTGGTTAGAATAGAATGTACCATCAAATTCCCCAATCAAGGACAAGGAGGGAAGATGGAAAATTGGAAGGGAATTTTTTATGGGAACAGAAGCTCTCCAACTGATTGGAGAGACGTTTACTTGATAAACACTCCAAATTAAAACATTTTCATTAGCATCATTGTCGATTTCTATTAGAATCGAAACAGTATGATGGAAATCATATGAACAAAAGGAGTATATAAACATGGATTCAACTGTTTCAAAGAAAGTAACGATGATTTCATATATCATTAGCATTACATTCATTATCGCGATGATTACGGCTTCGGTGATGTTGAAAGATCACGAAATTATTTTGCCGGAAGTTGCGGCAATGGCGATTGCCATGTGGGTGTACCGAGAAGCAGGATGGATCAGGCAACCATCGAAAATTTTTCTTGCGCCGTCCATCACGGCAGTGATCGGTTTCGCAGTGAATCAACTACACATTTCTTATTTAGGAAAAGTAAGCCTTACCCTTATACTTTTAATGCTCTTTTTACGTATCATTCAATCAAATTTGGGACCGTCCATTGCAACGGGCTTACTGCCAGTGGTGACAAATGCAAATGAATGGTCATTTATTATATCCGTTTTTATTTTTACCTTTATATTGATGCTTGGAGTTCTCAAATTTGGATTGAATAAAGGACTTGAAAAGAAAGTGAAGATACAGTACAAGTACATGCTGGTATTCTTAGTGCTGATTTTCGTGTGGATGGGTTTATGCTGGCTTGCTGGCTACCCACTGGCAGTGATCCCGCCGATTCTCGTTGTTGTGTATGAGTCACTTCAGAAGCCGATGTACAACGGAAAAATGGCTTTTAAACAAGGGCTTGTATTGACCATATCTGCGACTGTCGGAACGCTGTTGTACTTTGCTATTGATTCGTGGATATTGGTCACCCTGTTAGATATGATTTTAATGCTTATTCTGTTACGTATTGTTGGCATCCGTGTCCCGGCTGTGTACGCCTTTCCACTGCTCCCGTTTGTCTTTCCTGATCATATCGTAGCCATGTTGCCGCTAGGTTCGTTGATTACATGTGTATTCTTGTTTACTTCGGTGTTAGCATATAAAAAGATGGAGATGAAGCGAAGTAGAAAGGTAATGCAAATGTAAAGGAGATAAAAGAATTCATGTACTCGAAGAGAGGACCTATTTTCTATTCTTCGTAGGCATCTCGTTTATCCGCATAAAAAGATTTGGTGACTAGGTTATAAAGTTAAACGTCATGTTTTAGGCTATCGGAACGGAAAACCACCGATAGCCTTTCTATTAGCGTTAAAACCTATTGAATTTATATAAATTTAATCAAAAATTATTCAATAAAAAATAATTGTAATTTATGTTGATAATTTGACTGTTATTTTGTACAGAACCCGTTACTTTAAAGAACGAGTTCCTTTTGTATCGATACAGATTTAAACAGAAAATAATTGAATAGATGTACGTTACTCTGATTCAAAATAGGAATAAAAAATTACACATAGAAAATCATACATTAAGTAAGATATCATTTGCATTTTATACCCAATACCGGTATAATGTATTCGAAGACAACTGTTATAAACAAATGAGGTGGTAGCAATGAATCAATATGAAGATGACAATATAAATGCCAAAATGGTTCCGCGAACCGAAGAAGAGATCGAAAGCATCGTCAAGCGCTTGAAGCGCATTGAAGGACAAGTGCGCGGTGTGCAAAAAATGGTGGAGGACAATCGTTATTGTATTGATATTTTAGTGCAAATTTCAGCGATCACGGCAGCGTTAAATAAAGTAGGATTGAACTTGCTAGAACGTCATGTTGGCCATTGTGTGTCGAAAGCGATTCGCGAAGGAAGCGGAGAAGAATCCATTCGCGAATTAATGGATGTCATTAAACAGTTCTCAAAGTGAAAGGAGTGGGAAGCATTATGAGTGAACAAAAGCATGTCACACTTAGAGTGACCGGCATGACATGTGCCGCGTGTGCCAATCGGATTGAGAAAGTATTAAATAAGATGGATGGAGTAGAAGCCAATGTCAATTTGGCAATGGAAAAAGCAACGATTAAATATGATCCATCGAAGCAAACGATCGCCGATATCGAAACGAAAATTGAGAATTTGGGGTATGGCGTTGCGACTGAAAAGGTGACGCTGGATATTGAGGGGATGACATGTGCGGCATGTGCGACACGGATTGAAAAAGGGTTAAATCGTATGGAAGGTGTTACGAGCGCTGCTGTAAACTTGGCGACAAACAGTGCCGTTGTAGAATACAATGAAGGCATTGCATCTGTCGAAGACATTTTAGAGAAAATCAAAAAGCTTGGGTACAAGGGGCAGATCCGAAACGAAGAACAAGAGCAGGCAGGCCGGAAAGAAGAACTGCTTAAGCAAAAACAACGGCAACTCGCCATTTCCATCATTTTATCACTGCCTTTGCTTTATACGATGATTGCTCATATGCCGTTTGATATAGGCTTACCGATGCCGCACCTATTGATGAATCCGTGGTTCCAGCTTCTTTTGGCTACACCCGTTCAGTTCTACATCGGCGGTCCCTTCTATGTAGGGGCGTACCGGGCATTACGAAACAAGAGTGCGAACATGGATGTACTAGTGGCGCTTGGAACATCGGCAGCTTACTTTTACAGCTTGTACGAAGCTTTCAAAACATTAGAAAATCCCGAATATATGCCAAGATTGTATTTTGAAACGAGTGCTGTGCTGATTACGCTTGTACTTGTCGGAAAATACTTTGAATCAGTAGCGAAAGGAAGAACAACAGAAGCCATCTCTAAACTGTTGAGCCTGCAGGCAAAAGAAGCTCTTGTCATCCGCGATGGGGAAGAAATAAAAGTTCCGCTCGAGGAAGTAGTGATTGGTGATACCATTCTCGTCAAGCCAGGAGAAAAAATCCCGGTAGACGGAACGGTCATCGCCGGAGTATCCTCCGTGGATGAATCAATGATTACCGGTGAATCCATTCCGGTTGATAAGAAGGAAGGCGATTCTGTCATCGGAGCAACCATTAATAAAAATGGTGTACTCACCATTCGGGCAGAAAAGGTAGGGAAAGATACCGCACTTGCCAATATCATTAAAATCGTAGAAGAGGCTCAAGGCTCGAAAGCGCCGATTCAGCGTATGGCTGATATCATTTCGGGTATTTTCGTACCGATTGTCGTAGGCATTGCTGTTGTTGCGTTCATCATATGGTACATCTTTGTTGCTCCGGGGGACTTGCCAAAGGCGCTTGAGGTGGCTATCGCGGTTCTCGTCATTGCATGTCCTTGCGCGCTCGGTCTGGCGACACCGACATCGATTATGGTCGGTACAGGCAAAGGGGCAGAAAAAGGGATCCTCTTTAAAGGAGGTGAGTACCTGGAGGGAACACATAAAGTTAATGCCGTGCTTCTGGATAAAACAGGAACAGTGACAAAAGGAAAACCGGAAGTAACAGATGTGCTTAAGTTCCGAGAAGACATGCTCGATTATGCCGTTTCCGCCGAGAGTGCTTCGGAACATCCGCTGGCTCATGCGATTGTCGAATATGGAAAGAAACAAGCGATTTTGGTTAAGCCGTTGGAGCATTTCTCCGCCATTACTGGTCACGGAATTGAAGCAGTCATTGATGGCAAAAATGTCCTTGTTGGAACACGAAAGCTGATGAAGGAACGCTCTGTAGAGCTTTCCATGCATGAAGATAAAATGGCAGAGCTTGAAAAGCAGGGGAAAACCGCTATGCTTGTTGCCATTGATGGGCAGCTTGCCGGCATCATTGCTGTCGCTGATACGGTAAAAGAAAGCTCAAAAGAAGCGATTCAAACATTAAAACAAATGGGCATCGAAGTGTACATGGTAACGGGAGACAACAAACGGACAGCAGAAGCCATTGCTAAGCAAGTGAATGTAGATCGCGTCTATGCAGAAGTGCTTCCTGAAGAAAAAGCGAATATTGTCGAAGAGCTGCAAAAACAAGGGAAGCGGGTGGCGATGGTCGGTGATGGAATTAATGACGCTCCGGCTTTGGCAAAAGCGGATATTGGTATGGCCATCGGCACAGGAGCGGATGTTGCTATCGAAACGGCCGATGTTACCTTGGTCGGTGGAGATTTAGCCCATATCCCGAAAGCGATTGAGTTAAGCCGCAAAACAATGAAAAACATTCGGCAAAACCTGTTCTGGGCTTTGTTCTATAATACGATTGGTATTCCGGTAGCCGCCGCTGGATTATTGGAACCTTGGGTTGCCGGAGCGGCCATGGCATTCAGTTCCGTATCAGTTGTGACAAACGCGCTTCGTTTGAAACGCGTGAAAATATAAAAATATAATTTAAGGAGGAATTGATAATGACTATTACATTACATGTACAAGGCATGACTTGCGGACACTGCAAAGCGGCAGTGACGAATGCCCTTAAAGAACTGGATGGGGTAAAACGTGTAGAAGTGCATCTGCAGGAAGGTACTGTCGATGTAGATTATGATGAAACAAAAGTAAATGTAGAAAAACTTAAAGAAGCGATTGAAGAGCAAGGATACGATGTCAAGTAATAGTAAAAACATACTAACATTAGTAGTACAGACCTAGGCCAAGGTTTGTGCTACTATTTTTTTATAGTAGAAGTGAAGGAAGGTTGAACAGCTCCTGGGACCAAATAGAGTCCGTATTAAAAACAGACCAACTTCACACCCTTATTTGAATCAGTTTAGTATGTTGGGTCCATAGAGACCGTGTATAAGAAAATGGAATCGATAAGGCAATGTGAAGAACTTCTATGTTTGGCTAAAAAGGAGAGGCAGAAAATATGAAACACGTAGTGGCATTTGATGTCAGTATGGGGAAAAGTACAATGGTCATTTACGACCGTTATCGTCAATGCGAATATGAGGGTGAAATAACCCATAACCGTTACTCTTTCGAGAAATTAAACGAAACCCTTATAACTTTAACACAAAAAGATGGACAGGCCCCTGATATTGTCTTTGAAGCAACAGGCGTATATTCAAAACCACTAGAACGATTCTTAGGTGATTAAGGTTATATGTATTATCGAGTGAATCCACTCGAAGCGAATATTCAAATGGCTTCCATGAGGAGACAAAAAACAGATAAAAGCGACGCTCATGAACTTGCGAAAACTCACTTTAGAGTTGAACGTGAACAAACTTATCAAGAAGAGGATTATTATAAACAAATGCGTGCAATGACGAGATATTATGATGAATTAAGTAGTGAAATGACGCATTTATATAGTCGTTTACATGCGATTCTACAATTGAGTTTTCCCGAGTTAGAAAAGCTATTCAGTAAACGTTCTGCTTTATTTTTGAATGTCGTTCAATTATACCCTCATCCGGATCATGTGTTAGTTTGTTCAAAAACAGTGATTCGTAATCGTTTAAAAGCCAACACAAGAAAAAACTTATCATTGGCACGTGCTGAAGAAAAAGGGATCGCTTTAATCGAAGCAGCAAAAGAAGCGTATCCAGCAATTTCAAAAGATGATATTCGCTGTGAACAAGTGCGGGATTATGCCAAACGGATTGCAGACTTGAAGGAGAAAAGAGATCAACTTGTCCAAAAGATGGTTAAATTATCGAAAGATAAACAAGAGTTTCGCTGCCATGAACTTAAAGAAAATGGCAAACTGGACATGGAAAAGACCATGTCCAGCCTAAATAAGACAAGAATCTTAGAAAATGATGAGCAAAAAAAGACAAACCCCAACTCAAATGAAACATTTGAGTTGGGGTTTGTCGACAGTCTGAAAGCATGTTTATACATGCTTTTATTATTATAGGGTGGCGTTATTTTATTGCTCTTCATTGTATGAATTTGTGATGATGCAAGTATTTAGCGGTAAACCGCAAGTAATTATCAAGTGTTTGAATAAAGTTCAGTTCATTTTATCGCTCAGATTCATTTAATGAATTTAAGTATCTCCGCAAACAATAACAAGAGGAGGAGGGCAAAATGAAATCAGCGGTCTTTTTAGATCGAGATGGCGTTATTAATGAAGTGCTTACAGAGAGAGTAAAATTCGTAAATAAACCAAAAGATCTTTACTTTTTACCGGGCGTACCGGAAGCTATTCGAAAACTAAATGAACATTTTGATTATATTTTCGTGGTGACGAACCAAGGAGGCGTTGGGCTTGGATTTATGAGAGAAATCCAGCTTCAAAAGGTTCATGAGCATATGGTGAATGAATTGAAAAAACAAGGGGCAATTATACATGATGTTGTCTATTGTCCACATAAACCGAAAGCTGGATGTGCCTGTCGCAAACCAGGTTCTAAAATGATTGAAGATTTGGCTGAAAAATAT encodes the following:
- the copZ gene encoding copper chaperone CopZ; protein product: MTITLHVQGMTCGHCKAAVTNALKELDGVKRVEVHLQEGTVDVDYDETKVNVEKLKEAIEEQGYDVK
- a CDS encoding D-glycero-alpha-D-manno-heptose-1,7-bisphosphate 7-phosphatase, which encodes MKSAVFLDRDGVINEVLTERVKFVNKPKDLYFLPGVPEAIRKLNEHFDYIFVVTNQGGVGLGFMREIQLQKVHEHMVNELKKQGAIIHDVVYCPHKPKAGCACRKPGSKMIEDLAEKYNVDLPKSYMVGDTDTDILAGKNAGTKTVFIGDEEPLADATFPNLLTAVDWIIKDSKLH
- the merR gene encoding Hg(II)-responsive transcriptional regulator, encoding MKYRIGELADKCNVNKETIRYYERKGLIKETSRTDSGYRMYSEETVKRIGFIKRMQELGFSLSEIHKLLGVVDKDEVRCADMYSFVSQKIGEVQQRIKDLKRIENMLNNLKESCPNEEQLHECPIIESLIDD
- a CDS encoding heavy metal translocating P-type ATPase gives rise to the protein MSEQKHVTLRVTGMTCAACANRIEKVLNKMDGVEANVNLAMEKATIKYDPSKQTIADIETKIENLGYGVATEKVTLDIEGMTCAACATRIEKGLNRMEGVTSAAVNLATNSAVVEYNEGIASVEDILEKIKKLGYKGQIRNEEQEQAGRKEELLKQKQRQLAISIILSLPLLYTMIAHMPFDIGLPMPHLLMNPWFQLLLATPVQFYIGGPFYVGAYRALRNKSANMDVLVALGTSAAYFYSLYEAFKTLENPEYMPRLYFETSAVLITLVLVGKYFESVAKGRTTEAISKLLSLQAKEALVIRDGEEIKVPLEEVVIGDTILVKPGEKIPVDGTVIAGVSSVDESMITGESIPVDKKEGDSVIGATINKNGVLTIRAEKVGKDTALANIIKIVEEAQGSKAPIQRMADIISGIFVPIVVGIAVVAFIIWYIFVAPGDLPKALEVAIAVLVIACPCALGLATPTSIMVGTGKGAEKGILFKGGEYLEGTHKVNAVLLDKTGTVTKGKPEVTDVLKFREDMLDYAVSAESASEHPLAHAIVEYGKKQAILVKPLEHFSAITGHGIEAVIDGKNVLVGTRKLMKERSVELSMHEDKMAELEKQGKTAMLVAIDGQLAGIIAVADTVKESSKEAIQTLKQMGIEVYMVTGDNKRTAEAIAKQVNVDRVYAEVLPEEKANIVEELQKQGKRVAMVGDGINDAPALAKADIGMAIGTGADVAIETADVTLVGGDLAHIPKAIELSRKTMKNIRQNLFWALFYNTIGIPVAAAGLLEPWVAGAAMAFSSVSVVTNALRLKRVKI
- the merA gene encoding mercury(II) reductase, with amino-acid sequence MRKYRLQVEGMTCTGCERHVETALNSIGAKNVDVNFRRGEAVFELPEHIGIEKAKEAVNKVNYKAGEAEVIHQQKSSVVGDDEGDYDYDFIVIGSGGGAFSAAIKAVEYGAKVAMIERGTIGGTCVNIGCVPSKTLLRSGEINHLAKNNPFLGLNTSAGSVDLKKLMEQKDELVRELRQQKYVDLIDEYGFELIQGEAKFVNEKTIEVNGNKRTAKRFLIATGASPLIPNIPGLKDVDYLTSTSLLELKELPKSLAVIGSGYIGLELGQLFHHLGVEVTLMQRSQRILKEYDPEISEAVEKALTEQGIHVITGATFERVEQNGDMKQIHVTVHGEKKIIEAEQLLVATGRKPNTEALNLQAANVEVGSRGEVKVDDYLRTSNPRIYAAGDVTMGPQFVYVAAYQGGIAADNAIGGLERKVNLDTVLAVIFTSPSIATVGLTEEQAKERGYEVRTSVLPLDAVPRALVNRETTGVFKLVADAKTLKVLGVHIVAENAGDVIYAATLAVKFGLTVEDLRECLAPYLTMAEGLKLVALTFDKDVKKLSCCAS
- a CDS encoding metal-sensing transcriptional repressor, whose protein sequence is MNQYEDDNINAKMVPRTEEEIESIVKRLKRIEGQVRGVQKMVEDNRYCIDILVQISAITAALNKVGLNLLERHVGHCVSKAIREGSGEESIRELMDVIKQFSK